ACCATCGTATGCGGGGTACCATCGACATGGGCTTCACTGGAACCGATTGTCAATTTAACTTCTTTGCCTTCTTTACTTACCGTTACGGTTTGGGTAGCTGCCTCATAGCCTACCTTTAGACCAATCCCTTCTGCAAATGCGCGATATGGGACGAACAACGCATTATCGACCAAATAAGCTTCATCAACCTGTAGGGGTTTCCCATTCAGCATCAGCTTCATATCGGACTTCACCAGCTGAGGGGCATCAGATTGCATGTTCATATCCGCTGCCATACGCATCCCATGCTCCTGCGCAGAAACTGGCAATATTCCCGTTACTAGCAATCCAATACCCAGTACGGCCGCAAACAAACTTTTTTTCATAATAAAATCCTCCTTATAGTTGTCAATCTACTCTTTAGAGTAAACGGAGCAAAGGAGGATTCGGTTTACTTTTTCCGTAATTATTGTTCAGTCTGACCTGAAGCTTTGCGTAATTCATTGGCTAAACGATGAAATTCATCTCTCGCCGCTAGCGAAATGGTAGCCTCATAACCAGCAGAAAGAAAAGGAATTATGGCATTTGCATCCTCTGGGCTCAGGGGATAGCTAGGTTCAGGATCAGGAGGTGATATCGTGTTCCACCAGCCTTCATTTCCGTAAGATTCATCATGATCAATACCAATACCGTGCTCAATCACATCATTCAAATATTGATAGATTTGAATAAACGAAGATTTCTTGCCTCCGCTCCAAGCGTAGGTTTGCCAATAACGGGAACACGCAGCGGCTTGTTTCACAGCCTCCATTACTGAATACGAACCATATACACCTGTTGTAAATGCTGGCGTTGCCTCGCTTGCTGCCTTGATATAAGCAATAACCGTGGCCATTTGCGCACTGCTCACGTCAAAATCGACGGCAAAGTAAATACAGGTACCTTCAGGTTGACCGACCTGTTTGGCAACTTGTACAGCCGTGGCGCCGTCTGCCAGTCCAGCGCTACGGCCGCCTAGAGCGCGATTTGCAGTTGTTTCGAAGACCGAAACTATCTGTAACCCAGCTTTGCTGATGACATCAGCTTCACTCTTCGTCAACGCTTTAAAACCACTAGGGACCAGATATCTAGCTACGAACAAGTAGCCATCCTTGACGAAAGCAGCGGCAGTTGATACCGTTAAAGGTGTTGAACAATCAAAACCTTTGGTCACTTTCAATCACCTAATTTCTACTAGTTTCATACATTGTATGCTCGTAGAACTGTACTCGCTACTTATTGCAGGAACTCTGCTCCTACTTACAACAAAAAAGGCTCTTTCCACATGGAAAGAGCCCCTTCATTATGATTCTTTTGTACCGAACCTTTTGGCGTTCTTGATCCGGGCACGTTCCAACTCGACTTCACGATTCCGCGGTTCCGCATTTGTCACCAGTGAATCCATCAGTTTCCGCGCTACAAGCGCGACTTCCTCTACGGCACGTTGGAAAGCCTCTTCATTTGCTTTGGAAGGCTCGGTAAACCCTGAAATTTTACGCACAAATTGCAACGATGCCGCGCGTATTTCATCATCTGTTACCACGGGTTCAAAATTAAACAACGGCTTAATGTTTCGGCACATAAGATATTCCTTTCTTAAAGGCATGATTATGTCCAGAAATAACAAAAACCCTTAAACTAAGGGTTTACTTACTATGGGCCCAGAGGGACTCGAACCCCCGACCAATCGGTTATGAGCCGACCGCTCTAACCAACTGAGCTATAGGCCCTTCTGAATAATTGGTTGCGGGGGCAGGATTTGAACCTGCGGCCTTCGGGTTATGAGCCCGACGAGCTACCGGGCTGCTCCACCCCGCGTCATTAGCAGTCGCTCAACAGCGACAAAAATAAATATACACTAAGCGCGAGTGCTAAGTCAAGCGTTAATTTTTAGGAGCATTTTTCCGTATCAGGTGTTGTACCGAACGCCAAATCTTCCCTTTTTGGACTTGTACACTTCAACTTCCTGCGGGCATTCGTACCCATAAATCCACCAATCTTCTTCCATTCTCTTCGCCAAGCAGCCTGCTTGAAACTTGGAATCATATAATTTAGCCCAATATATCCAATTCATCGCCATCACTCCGTTATGTTCAAATCAATACTCCTATCTTATCCAATATTAGATTGACTTATGAGCATCCACATGATCCATCCGACTATGACATATCAAAAAAGAAAGCCACCTGGGAGCTTTTTGCAAACAAAGCCCAAGCAGCTTTCCTATTATCCGCTTACTGTTTGAACGTCGTCAATAGACGTTTCACGATTTCTCCGTATTCATTCGCGAAGGTTTCATACACCTTAACTTGAATCGGAAAGTCGAGTTGGTTGGATCTTGCATTCAAATCAATTGTATTCGTGCCATTGTACAAACGGCCTTCGCCTGACAAAGCTTGAACCGCTTTTCCTACCGGGTTTCCAACATTATCAAATAGTTCGAAGGAAAGGCTGCTGTTATATTTATCAACTGTCACCTGTTTGTCTGGTTTAATATCCAAATCCAGCTTCAATTTGTAATCGTACATCATCGTAGCTTGGAAAATAGCTGTAATCGACCAATCTTTAATCGTAATTTCGTAGGGATAGACGTTCAGGGCTTTTGCTTTAAAATCATTCTTCTGAACAGGAACTTTGGCTGTTGCCAGAAGTGATCTGTAAGAGGTTTCTCCGCTTGATTGCTGGCTGTACAGATTCATCTTCAATCCTTCGCCTGTCTCAGAGGCAGGAAGCGCATAAGAGTAGCTAACGACATAGGAAGCCTTTGGAACGACACTAAGCGCTGTTTGCGCCTGTCTTCTCCCCCCATAGGCGTATCCGTCTTTGCTGACTAATTCTGTTTGAATTGCTGGAATGGGAATCGGACGATCGCTGTTGTTGGTCAATTTAAATTTGGCAACAGCGGTGTTGAAGCCATCGTCTTCGTTGCTGGTCACGTGCAATTCTACTAATGATACATCCACATTAGCAGGTACGAATTTATTCGTAGTATCCAATTTAACTGGAGTACCTAAAGTATAGTCAGGAGCAGGAATCACACCTTGCGTAACAGCTCCGGTTGGCAGCAGGATATTAATGCGCCCTACCCGGTAGGAATCATCAAGGAACTTCCCCTCACCTAGCGCCACAGAAAACACTTCAGGCGTGACGACATTCAAGCTTGTGAACTCCGTATCCAAATCGGTTGGAATAACCACGTGAATGTATTTTTTCTCACCTGGATCGAGTGACACCGAAGATTCCGCGCGACTGCCGGAGTAGACACTTCCTTCTGTCTTGCCGTCGATGCCAAAGTTAGGCACGGTTTGACGTTCCTTGGTTGGATTCACAACTTGAATCTGAACCACCGTAGATACGCCTTTGGCCGTGATTTCCTTATGAATATCCACAGGTATGAAACCAAGTGGCGAGCGCAGAGAAGGCAGTGTGAATGCTTCTCCCCATTTAAGTATCGCTGACGTTTTGGTTATGTTGCTATCGCTGCCATTCCATACATTGTTTTCATCCACAGTTACGGCAAGTAACGTCGTTTCTTTCTTCGGATATACTTCCAAATCGACATCGATGAAGTTAAGTAACGTAAGGGCAACGTCTTCTCCACCGTCCACCACGGTCATATAGCTGAGTTCCTGTTGACTCTTAGGTTGAACTGATTTGGCGTTTTTGGCACTTGGCTGAAGTGTGTAATCGATCCCTTCTGCCGTATGCACGCGCAGTTCAAAGTCGGGAACGCGCGTTACTTTACCGCTTGTATTTTTAATCCGGATGACAGCCCCGAGTTTCGTGGAATCCGATTGATGTTCATTCAGGATACTTTTAATTTCCACTTCAATTTTATCTGTCAGAGTATAACTCGTAATGACATTCGATGCTGCAATTACAGTCGTACTAGATCCTTCAGCTGCCCATGCCGGCAAAGAAGCTGTCGTTAAAAGTGCAGTTGATAGAATAATGGTAGCTAGCGATCTTTTCATCGTCTTCTTCACTTACTTCTCCTCCTCAAAATGTGGGTTAATTGCTTACTTTTACTTTATCCTGATCTTTCAATTGATGTTGACCGGAAGTAACGAGCACTTCGCCTTCTTTAACACCAGATATAATTTCTTGATTCGTTTCATTCAAACGACCCAGTTCCACTTTGCGTTTCTGCACCGTTTCACCATTGAGGATGTAGACGAAGTTGTCTCCGCCTTCACGAACGATACTCAAGCTCGGCACAACAGGCACTACCTGTTCGTCATCCTTGGTAAGTTCAATTTGCGCTTTGGAGCCGGGTTTCAGCTTACCATCTGGATTGGGAACTTCAAGTTCAAGATCATATGATTTCGTTTGACCATTAATGATATCGGATAAATAAATCACCTTTGCACTTGCTTTGGCTGTCACATCCGGAATATAGAAGATCAGCTCACCTTTACCTCGTACCAGGTTCGCTGATACTTCCGTTAACTGGGATTTAATTTTGATTGGGTTCGTTTGCTGCACTTCGCCAACGCGGCCTCCGGGTGTTAAGGTTTGCCCAACGGTGATGTTAAGATCAGTAAGAATCCCAGATGCAGGTGCTTTCACTTCCAAATTGTTCAATGACCTCTCGATGCTGCGCGCAGATACCTGAGCGGCTTCCAGACTTTGCTCAGCTTGGGCAAGCGAGTTCGTCTGCTGCAAAGTTTTCAAGGAACGACGCGCGCTTTCCAAATCCTTCTTCATGTTCGTTAAGGCTGTTTCCGCTTGCTCCAGCTGAGTTTTCGTTGCTGTACCCAGATCATAATCATTGTGCGCTTTATTGTAGGCTTTCTCCAGATCGTTCACCGCTGTCTCCAGCTTGGATACGCCGTCTTTGGCATCTGCAATGCCATTGGACGTTTTTTGTTTACCTTCTG
Above is a genomic segment from Paenibacillus sp. HWE-109 containing:
- a CDS encoding DUF1906 domain-containing protein; protein product: MTKGFDCSTPLTVSTAAAFVKDGYLFVARYLVPSGFKALTKSEADVISKAGLQIVSVFETTANRALGGRSAGLADGATAVQVAKQVGQPEGTCIYFAVDFDVSSAQMATVIAYIKAASEATPAFTTGVYGSYSVMEAVKQAAACSRYWQTYAWSGGKKSSFIQIYQYLNDVIEHGIGIDHDESYGNEGWWNTISPPDPEPSYPLSPEDANAIIPFLSAGYEATISLAARDEFHRLANELRKASGQTEQ
- a CDS encoding DUF2277 domain-containing protein, which encodes MCRNIKPLFNFEPVVTDDEIRAASLQFVRKISGFTEPSKANEEAFQRAVEEVALVARKLMDSLVTNAEPRNREVELERARIKNAKRFGTKES
- a CDS encoding efflux RND transporter periplasmic adaptor subunit, with product MKRQLFTIKQSAKLFGIVVLSAAIVAGCSASPAASPAATTAAAEQGVKVVKTAKIAKQKIGEPIEQVGDVLSSVQLDIVPKSGGEVIEIVKKRGDKVEKGEVIFRLDPTDALIQKELNDVSIKGAQAGLSEGKQKTSNGIADAKDGVSKLETAVNDLEKAYNKAHNDYDLGTATKTQLEQAETALTNMKKDLESARRSLKTLQQTNSLAQAEQSLEAAQVSARSIERSLNNLEVKAPASGILTDLNITVGQTLTPGGRVGEVQQTNPIKIKSQLTEVSANLVRGKGELIFYIPDVTAKASAKVIYLSDIINGQTKSYDLELEVPNPDGKLKPGSKAQIELTKDDEQVVPVVPSLSIVREGGDNFVYILNGETVQKRKVELGRLNETNQEIISGVKEGEVLVTSGQHQLKDQDKVKVSN